The Streptomyces sp. SS1-1 genome has a segment encoding these proteins:
- a CDS encoding VWA domain-containing protein, with the protein MTTPPGVAERLTSLVGALRAHGVRIGTGESVDAARAVEALGLADRELLREGLAATLLHGTGQRQVFDPVFDLYFPRGVGGPEQPSAGREDLRERLAEALATDDRALMLRLAAEAVDGFGGYGSAPESDGWSSYQTLERLRPQTLMARVRDDVRARGGTSGFTDRLLEDEIRRRIDAFRAMVAAEARRRVAERRGRDEIARRAVRPTADRVDFLFAGRDQLAELRRTVRPLARKLATRLAARRRRASRGSIDLRRTLRGSLSTGGVPMRPVLRRRRPARPELVLLCDVSGSVSGFSDFTMLLVQALHDQFSKVRVFAFVNRVDEVTGLLEHGAADPEGLAARIQGEAGITGYHGSSDYGMALGEFAERYEEAVGPRTTVFVLGDARTNMSDPNLPAVRRIARRARRVYWLNPEQHSRWGTGDSAAPDYAELVEMHECRTARQLSALVGRLLPV; encoded by the coding sequence GTGACCACGCCCCCGGGGGTGGCCGAGCGGCTGACGTCCCTGGTGGGGGCGTTGCGGGCGCACGGCGTGCGGATCGGCACGGGCGAGAGCGTGGACGCGGCCCGGGCCGTCGAGGCGCTCGGTCTCGCGGACCGGGAGCTGCTGCGGGAGGGCCTGGCCGCGACCCTGCTGCACGGCACCGGGCAGCGGCAGGTGTTCGACCCGGTCTTCGACCTGTACTTCCCGCGCGGCGTCGGGGGTCCGGAGCAGCCGTCGGCGGGCCGCGAGGATCTGCGGGAGCGGCTGGCGGAGGCGCTCGCCACCGACGACCGGGCACTGATGCTGCGGCTCGCCGCCGAGGCGGTCGACGGCTTCGGCGGCTACGGCTCGGCGCCGGAGTCGGACGGCTGGTCGTCGTACCAGACGCTGGAGCGGCTGCGGCCGCAGACACTGATGGCGCGGGTCCGCGACGACGTACGGGCGCGGGGCGGCACCTCCGGGTTCACCGACCGGCTGCTGGAGGACGAGATCCGGCGCCGGATCGACGCCTTCCGGGCGATGGTGGCCGCCGAGGCGCGGCGCCGGGTGGCCGAGCGGCGCGGCCGGGACGAGATCGCCCGCCGGGCGGTACGGCCGACCGCCGACCGGGTCGACTTCCTGTTCGCCGGCCGGGATCAGCTGGCGGAGCTGCGGCGGACGGTGCGGCCGCTGGCCCGCAAGCTCGCGACGCGGCTGGCCGCGCGGCGCCGGCGGGCCTCGCGGGGCAGCATCGATCTGCGCAGGACCCTGCGCGGTTCGCTGTCCACGGGCGGGGTGCCGATGCGGCCGGTGCTGCGCCGGCGCCGGCCCGCACGGCCCGAACTGGTGCTGCTGTGCGACGTGTCGGGCTCGGTGTCGGGGTTCTCCGACTTCACGATGCTGCTCGTGCAGGCGCTGCACGACCAGTTCTCCAAGGTGCGGGTGTTCGCCTTCGTCAACCGGGTCGACGAGGTGACCGGGCTCCTGGAGCACGGGGCCGCCGACCCGGAGGGGCTGGCCGCGCGCATCCAGGGTGAGGCCGGGATCACCGGCTACCACGGCAGCAGCGACTACGGGATGGCGCTGGGCGAGTTCGCCGAGCGGTACGAGGAGGCGGTGGGCCCGCGGACCACGGTGTTCGTCCTCGGTGACGCCCGCACGAACATGAGCGACCCGAACCTGCCGGCCGTCCGCCGGATCGCGCGCCGGGCGCGCCGCGTGTACTGGCTGAACCCCGAGCAGCACTCCCGCTGGGGCACCGGCGACTCCGCCGCCCCGGACTACGCCGAGCTGGTGGAGATGCACGAGTGCCGGACCGCCCGGCAGCTCAGCGCCCTGGTGGGGCGCCTGCTGCCGGTGTGA
- a CDS encoding AAA family ATPase, whose protein sequence is MFTSVDDVSARLAATGYLASPAVATTVFLADRLGKPLLVEGPAGVGKTELAKAVAEVADARLVRLQCYEGVDESRALYEWNHAKQLLRISAGRDETWDETRTDIFSEEFLLTRPLLTAIRGDDPKVLLIDETDKADVEVEGLLLEVLSDFQVTVPELGTITATRKPFVVLTSNASRELSEALRRRCLFLHIGFPDEELERRIVRLKVPGLDEALARSVVRVVGALRAMDLRKVPSVAETIDWARTLLALGAGTLDETVVRSTLGVLLKHQDDVLKATAKLDLDAL, encoded by the coding sequence TTGTTCACTTCCGTCGACGACGTCTCCGCGCGTCTGGCCGCGACCGGCTACCTCGCCTCGCCCGCCGTCGCCACGACCGTCTTCCTCGCCGACCGGCTCGGCAAGCCCCTGCTGGTCGAGGGCCCGGCCGGGGTGGGCAAGACCGAACTCGCCAAGGCCGTCGCCGAGGTGGCGGACGCCCGGCTGGTACGGCTCCAGTGCTACGAGGGCGTCGACGAGTCCCGGGCGCTGTACGAGTGGAACCACGCCAAGCAGCTGCTGCGCATCAGCGCGGGCCGCGACGAGACGTGGGACGAGACGCGCACGGACATCTTCAGCGAGGAGTTCCTGCTCACCCGGCCGCTGCTGACGGCCATCCGGGGCGACGACCCGAAGGTGCTGCTGATCGACGAGACCGACAAGGCCGACGTCGAGGTGGAGGGCCTGCTGCTGGAGGTGCTCAGCGACTTCCAGGTGACCGTGCCGGAGCTCGGCACCATCACCGCGACCCGCAAGCCCTTCGTGGTCCTCACCTCCAATGCCAGCCGGGAGCTGTCCGAGGCGCTGCGCCGCCGCTGTCTGTTCCTGCACATCGGCTTCCCGGACGAGGAGCTGGAGCGCCGGATCGTCCGGCTGAAGGTGCCGGGGCTCGACGAGGCGCTGGCCCGCTCGGTCGTCCGGGTCGTGGGCGCGCTGCGGGCCATGGACCTGCGGAAGGTGCCGTCGGTCGCCGAGACCATCGACTGGGCGCGCACGCTGCTCGCCCTCGGCGCGGGCACGCTGGACGAGACGGTCGTGCGGTCCACCCTCGGGGTGCTGCTCAAGCACCAGGACGACGTGCTCAAGGCGACCGCCAAGCTCGACCTGGACGCCCTGTGA
- a CDS encoding TetR/AcrR family transcriptional regulator, translating into MATSDKASTRDRLLDAASELFYRDGVSIGVEALCRTAGVSKRSMYQLFTSKNEVLAASLQRRLPAYEAQLILPEQVPGTPRERILHVFERLEKSAAEPTFQGCPYLAALVELKDPEHPASVVARGAKDGMRDYFRAQAERGGARDPELLSRQLMLVFDGANARAGARVETLDGLTTETVTVLLDASGLA; encoded by the coding sequence ATGGCCACATCAGACAAGGCGTCCACCCGGGACCGGCTCCTCGACGCGGCGTCCGAGCTCTTCTACCGCGACGGCGTCTCCATCGGCGTCGAGGCGCTGTGCCGTACCGCCGGCGTCTCGAAGCGGTCCATGTACCAGCTCTTCACGTCCAAGAACGAGGTCCTGGCGGCCAGCCTGCAGCGCCGGCTCCCCGCGTACGAGGCGCAGCTGATCCTCCCCGAGCAAGTGCCCGGCACCCCGCGCGAGCGCATCCTGCACGTGTTCGAGCGCCTGGAGAAGAGCGCGGCCGAGCCCACCTTCCAGGGCTGCCCCTATCTGGCCGCGCTGGTCGAACTGAAGGACCCCGAGCACCCCGCCAGCGTGGTCGCCCGGGGCGCCAAGGACGGGATGCGGGACTACTTCCGCGCCCAGGCCGAGCGCGGCGGCGCCCGCGACCCGGAGCTGCTGTCCCGGCAGCTCATGCTGGTCTTCGACGGCGCCAACGCGCGGGCGGGGGCCCGCGTCGAGACCCTGGACGGGCTGACCACGGAGACCGTGACGGTACTCCTCGACGCGTCCGGCCTGGCCTGA
- a CDS encoding LutC/YkgG family protein, with translation MSSRERILGRVRRALADVPPGEDAPVERDYLREHGKRTVEETVDLLAENLADYRAVVHRADAKELPGLVRRLLDARGARQVLVPAGLPPEWLPADGPERVEDRAQSTPQELDRVESVVTGCAVAVAETGTIVLDGSPDQGRRRITLVPDHHICVVRVPEQVVSSVPQALDRLDPARPLTWISGPSATSDIELDRVEGVHGPRTLEVILLG, from the coding sequence GTGAGCTCCAGGGAGCGGATTCTGGGCCGGGTGCGGCGGGCGCTGGCGGATGTGCCGCCGGGTGAGGACGCGCCGGTCGAGCGGGACTATCTGCGCGAGCACGGGAAGCGGACCGTCGAGGAGACGGTGGATCTGCTGGCGGAGAACCTGGCGGACTACCGGGCGGTCGTGCACCGGGCGGACGCGAAGGAGCTGCCGGGCCTCGTGCGGCGGCTGCTGGACGCGCGGGGGGCCCGGCAGGTGCTCGTTCCGGCCGGGCTGCCGCCGGAGTGGCTGCCGGCCGACGGCCCCGAGCGGGTCGAGGACCGCGCGCAGAGCACACCCCAGGAACTCGACCGGGTGGAGAGCGTGGTGACCGGCTGCGCGGTCGCCGTCGCGGAGACGGGCACGATCGTCCTGGACGGCTCCCCCGACCAGGGCCGGCGCCGGATCACCCTCGTCCCCGACCACCACATCTGTGTGGTCCGGGTCCCGGAGCAGGTCGTGTCGTCCGTCCCGCAGGCGCTCGACCGCCTGGACCCGGCGCGTCCCCTGACGTGGATCTCCGGGCCGTCGGCGACCAGCGACATCGAACTGGACCGGGTGGAGGGGGTGCACGGTCCGCGCACCCTGGAAGTGATCCTGCTGGGCTGA
- a CDS encoding LutB/LldF family L-lactate oxidation iron-sulfur protein: MSGTFVGMPAFPEAAREAVHDATLRGNLRHATHTIRAKRAKAVAEVPDWAALREAGRRIKDHTLRHLDRYLEQLEASVTAAGGTVHWATDADEANRIVADLVKATGESEVVKVKSMATQEIGLNEALEAEGIRAYETDLAELIVQLGRDRPSHILVPAIHRNRGEIRDIFRREMGAWGRPAPDGLTDTPAELAEAARLHLREKFLRAKVGISGANFMVAETGTLVVVESEGNGRMCLTLPETLISVVGIEKLVPTWRDLEVFLQTLPRSSTAERMNPYTSTWTGTTDGDGPRAFHLVLLDNGRTDTLADEVGRQALRCIRCSACLNVCPVYERAGGHAYGSVYPGPIGAILSPQLRGTGSEIDASLPYASSLCGACYEVCPVAIDIPEVLVHLRERVVEGGQVTSRGDKVVLKPAKGHAAERAAMRAARWAFSRPGALRTGQRIASRTRRLHPRTLPGPGRAWSGTRDLPQVPAEPFRDWWRRTNGGKDGAK; the protein is encoded by the coding sequence GCCCGCGAGGCGGTGCACGACGCGACGCTGCGGGGCAATCTGCGGCACGCCACGCACACCATCCGCGCCAAGCGCGCCAAGGCGGTCGCCGAGGTGCCGGACTGGGCGGCGCTGCGGGAGGCGGGCAGGCGGATCAAGGACCACACGCTGCGTCATCTCGACCGCTATCTGGAGCAGTTGGAGGCGTCGGTCACGGCGGCCGGCGGCACCGTGCACTGGGCGACGGACGCCGACGAGGCCAACCGGATCGTGGCGGACCTGGTCAAGGCGACCGGCGAGTCGGAGGTCGTGAAGGTCAAGTCGATGGCCACGCAGGAGATCGGCCTGAACGAGGCGCTGGAGGCGGAGGGCATCCGCGCCTACGAGACGGACCTCGCCGAGCTGATCGTGCAGTTGGGCCGGGACCGGCCCTCGCACATCCTCGTCCCGGCGATCCACCGCAACCGGGGCGAGATCCGGGACATCTTCCGCCGTGAGATGGGCGCGTGGGGCCGTCCCGCCCCGGACGGGCTGACGGACACGCCCGCCGAGCTGGCCGAGGCGGCCCGGCTGCATCTGCGGGAGAAGTTCCTGCGGGCGAAGGTGGGGATCTCCGGCGCCAACTTCATGGTCGCCGAGACCGGAACCCTGGTCGTCGTGGAGTCCGAGGGCAATGGGCGGATGTGCCTGACGCTGCCCGAGACACTGATCTCGGTGGTCGGCATCGAGAAGCTCGTGCCGACCTGGCGGGACCTGGAGGTGTTCCTGCAGACGCTCCCCCGCTCCTCCACCGCCGAGCGCATGAACCCGTACACGTCGACGTGGACCGGGACGACCGACGGGGACGGGCCGCGCGCCTTCCATCTGGTGCTGCTCGACAACGGGCGCACCGACACCCTCGCCGACGAGGTGGGCCGGCAGGCGCTGCGCTGCATCCGCTGCTCGGCCTGCCTCAACGTGTGCCCGGTGTACGAGCGGGCGGGCGGGCACGCCTACGGCTCGGTGTATCCCGGCCCGATCGGCGCCATCCTCAGCCCCCAGCTGCGGGGCACCGGGAGCGAGATCGACGCGTCGCTGCCGTACGCCTCGTCGCTGTGCGGTGCCTGCTACGAGGTGTGCCCGGTCGCCATCGACATCCCGGAGGTGCTGGTGCATCTGCGGGAGCGGGTCGTCGAGGGCGGACAGGTGACCTCACGGGGCGACAAGGTGGTCCTGAAGCCCGCGAAGGGGCACGCGGCCGAGCGCGCGGCGATGCGGGCGGCCCGCTGGGCGTTCAGCCGTCCGGGCGCCCTGCGCACCGGGCAGCGGATCGCCTCGCGCACCCGGCGGCTGCATCCGCGGACGCTGCCCGGTCCGGGCCGGGCGTGGAGCGGGACGCGTGATCTGCCGCAGGTGCCCGCGGAGCCGTTCCGGGACTGGTGGCGGCGGACGAACGGCGGAAAGGACGGGGCGAAGTGA